The following proteins come from a genomic window of Malus domestica chromosome 02, GDT2T_hap1:
- the LOC103456352 gene encoding putative leucine-rich repeat receptor-like serine/threonine-protein kinase At2g24130, which yields MICFQRFSVFNLLCLIILLDAVLSQENAQTMRDKASLLSFREGIVSDPHRTLEDWNSWGVHVCNWSGIKCNKARDRVVELDLSGKALGGTISPSLANLSSLHILDLSSNFFEGRIPPELGSLSLLEQLSLSSNLLEGRIAAELGFLRKIVYLDLGSNRLTGGIPMPLFCNHSSSSLQYIDLSNNSLSGEIPLKDGCELKQLRFLLLWSNRLVGQVPAAMSNSSKLKWIDLESNMLSGELPSEIIQKLPKLQYLYLSYNRFMSHDGNTNLEPFFSSLVNASNFQELELAGNNLGGDLPPIIGNLSTNLVQLHLDANRIYGSIPPHISNLVNLTLLNLSSNLLNGTIPPKLCRMTMLERVFLSNNSLSGEIPSAFGDIPHLGLLDLSKNKLSGSIPDSFANLFQLRRLLLYENQLSGTIPPSLGKCINLEILDLSHNQISGVIPSEVAGLRSLKLYLNLSSNHLHGLLPMELSKMDMVLAVDLSSNNLSGTIPSQLGSCIALEYLNLSANSLEGSLPDSIGKLPYLQSLDVSSNQLNGEIPESLQESLTLKKLNFSFNNFSGNVSSNGAFSSLTIDSFLGNPGLCGSIKGMSHCRKKRTHHLAILSIILSLLITPIFCVFGYPLMHRSKFQRHQAVFDQEELGDDEEEGKKEHKYPRISYDQLIEATGGFSPSSLIGSGRFGHVYKGVLQDNSVIAVKVLDLKTDEEILGSFKRECRVLKRTRHRNLIRIITACSRPDFKALVLPLMSNGSLERHLYSNHGLSVRLNLIQLVSICSDVAEAMSYLHHHSPVRVVHCDLKPSNILLDEDMTALVTDFGIARLVKGDDGNVPTNDSASFSSADGFLCGSIGYIAPEYALGKTISTEGDVFSFGVLLLEIVTGRRPTDVLAHEGSTLHEWVKRQYLHRLDPIVQQALDRCAADSMPKQYNKVWRDVVLELIELGLMCTRYTPSLRPNMQDVAHEIGRLKDYISNPSSFLIEEIDLKVEAP from the exons ATGATATGTTTTCAAAGATTTTCCGTGTTCAATCTTCTCTGTTTGATCATTTTGTTGGATGCGGTTTTATCCCAAGAAAATGCTCAAACAATGAGGGACAAGGCATCCTTGCTTTCTTTCAGGGAAGGGATTGTTTCAGACCCCCACCGCACTTTGGAGGACTGGAATTCTTGGGGTGTTCATGTTTGTAATTGGTCAGGCATCAAGTGTAACAAAGCTAGAGACCGCGTCGTGGAGCTTGATCTTAGTGGAAAGGCACTCGGAGGCACCATTTCCCCGTCTCTCGCTAATCTTTCTTCCTTGCACATTCTTGATTTGTCAAGCAACTTTTTTGAAGGTCGCATCCCACCCGAGTTGGGCTCTCTTTCCCTACTTGAACAACTCAGCTTATCTTCTAATCTTCTCGAAGGAAGAATTGCTGCTGAACTTGGTTTTCTTCGCAAAATAGTATATCTTGATTTGGGAAGCAACCGGCTCACTGGTGGAATCCCAATGCCGCTTTTCTGCAATCATTCTTCGTCCTCTCTGCAGTACATAGACCTCTCTAACAATTCTTTAAGCGGCGAAATTCCTTTGAAAGATGGATGTGAGCTTAAACAACTGAGGTTTCTTCTGTTGTGGTCCAACCGTCTAGTTGGACAGGTTCCTGCAGCCATGTCGAACTCCTCAAAACTTAAATGGATCGATTTGGAGTCTAACATGCTGAGTGGGGAGTTGCCATCGGAGATTATACAAAAACTGCCTAAACTGCAGTACCTCTACTTGTCCTACAATCGCTTTATGAGCCATGACGGTAACACTAACCTTGAACCTTTTTTCTCCTCTTTGGTTAATGCCTCTAACTTTCAAGAGCTTGAATTAGCTGGAAATAATCTTGGAGGAGATTTACCTCCTATTATTGGTAATCTTTCTACCAATCTTGTACAGCTCCACTTAGATGCTAATCGCATTTATGGTTCAATTCCTCCTCACATTTCAAATCTTGTCAACCTCACCCTGTTGAATTTGTCTAGTAACCTTCTAAATGGAACCATCCCGCCCAAACTGTGCCGAATGACAATGCTAGAGAGGgtgtttttgtcaaacaattcaCTCTCCGGTGAGATTCCATCCGCCTTTGGTGACATTCCCCATCTAGGCCTTCTAGATTTATCGAAAAATAAGCTTTCCGGTTCCATTCCAGATAGTTTTGCAAATCTTTTCCAGTTAAGAAGGCTCCTGCTTTATGAAAACCAACTCTCGGGGACTATACCACCGAGCCTAGGGAAGTGCATCAATTTAGAGATTCTAGACCTTTCTCACAACCAAATTTCTGGAGTGATTCCGAGTGAAGTTGCAGGGCTGAGGAGCTTGAAGTTGTACTTGAACCTGTCTAGCAATCACTTGCATGGATTGTTACCGATGGAGTTGAGCAAAATGGACATGGTGCTAGCAGTTGACCTATCTTCCAACAATCTTTCCGGCACAATCCCATCACAACTTGGGAGCTGCATTGCCCTTGAGTACCTCAACCTTTCTGCGAATTCCTTAGAAGGCTCTCTACCGGATTCAATAGGAAAGTTGCCTTATCTTCAAAGTCTTGATGTATCCTCGAACCAACTAAATGGAGAAATACCAGAATCTCTGCAGGAATCATTAACTCTGAAGAAACTCAACTTCTCTTTCAACAACTTCTCTGGGAATGTATCAAGCAATGGGGCCTTTTCTTCGCTGACTATAGACTCTTTCCTCGGAAATCCTGGTCTCTGTGGATCAATAAAGGGCATGTCACACTGCCGGAAGAAGCGTACTCATCATTTGGCTATTCTGTCAATTATCTTGTCATTACTTATCACCCCCATATTTTGTGTATTCGGGTACCCCCTCATGCACAGGTCGAAATTCCAAAGGCACCAGGCAGTTTTCGATCAAGAGGAATTGGgggatgatgaagaagaagggaaGAAAGAACACAAGTACCCGAGAATCTCTTACGACCAGCTCATTGAAGCCACTGGCGGTTTCAGCCCTTCGAGCCTGATTGGTTCAGGCCGGTTTGGGCATGTCTATAAGGGTGTCCTCCAAGACAACTCAGTAATTGCTGTGAAGGTATTGGATTTGAAAACGGATGAAGAGATCTTAGGAAGCTTCAAAAGGGAATGCAGAGTTCTGAAGAGGACTAGGCACAGAAATTTGATCAGAATCATCACGGCGTGTAGTAGGCCGGACTTTAAGGCTCTTGTTCTGCCATTGATGTCAAATGGGAGCCTCGAGAGGCATCTATACTCAAACCATGGACTGAGCGTTCGGTTGAATTTGATTCAGTTGGTAAGCATCTGCAGTGACGTAGCTGAAGCCATGTCCTATTTACATCACCATTCTCCTGTTAGAGTTGTACACTGTGATCTCAAACCGAGCAACATTCTACTAGATGAGGACATGACGGCGTTGGTAACTGATTTTGGAATTGCGAGATTGGTGAAGGGCGATGATGGGAATGTTCCAACGAATGATTCAGCATCCTTCAGTTCAGCAGATGGCTTTTTATGCGGATCCATTGGCTACATTGCTCCTG AGTATGCATTGGGAAAAACCATTTCTACTGAGGGAGACGTGTTCAGCTTCGGGGTCCTTTTGCTAGAAATCGTTACAGGAAGGCGACCAACGGATGTCCTTGCTCACGAAGGTTCAACTCTTCATGAATGGGTGAAAAGGCAGTACCTGCACAGGCTCGATCCAATAGTTCAACAAGCGCTCGATAGGTGCGCTGCTGATTCGATGCCTAAACAGTACAACAAAGTCTGGAGGGATGTTGTTTTGGAACTGATTGAGCTTGGTCTGATGTGCACTCGGTACACTCCTTCATTGAGACCTAATATGCAGGACGTAGCTCACGAAATCGGTCGGTTGAAGGATTACATCTCCAATCCTTCATCGTTTCTGATTGAAGAAATTGATCTTAAAGTTGAAGCACCCTAG
- the LOC114826985 gene encoding uncharacterized protein, whose amino-acid sequence MAEGGVPCGMPETDMITLTEALRAQQQLLQKLYSDLDKEREASSTAADEALSMILRLQGEKSAMKMEANQYKRLAEEKICHAEEALAIFEDLIYQKEMETASLEFQLQAYRYKLLSMGCSTELGAGENVYPENLLFQRNDYGSGEGGVSGTIRRINSRGDFGNGETGVSEAIRRINSLPPLELKELLKSTVERDRDKDRDKERERERDRPMIPKPEPATKKQEKKVDQEVNVQSVDVEKKSPNYAGGNMNIIWEQIKKLDARVKEISDCKDYGKSALWKGPPSRTCSLPPIPKISISPKNEPASEEMIASLDQLKQSENLPGRDGPSCSSRVHDVFEVPQSYENHKAGEGEKKELNTLTLEVENRLGKPHLVMDEKSEAYVRDETDRVKKMLHIKKQENKIPTPRDGISSVDSNLRERGVSGGVTESQQAKFQQLWRRIERLEGERNNIRQEISHAGEQELKLFREIHEHLNLIQCDMRSWKPKKPSPQDDEPLHNVMEAMLHFWL is encoded by the exons ATGGCGGAGGGTGGTGTGCCTTGTGGAATGCCTGAAACTGATATGATAACGCTAACCGAAGCGCTTAGAGCACAACAACAACTACTGCAAAAGCTTTACTCTGATCTGGATAAGGAAAGAGAAGCATCATCTACTGCAGCTGATGAAGCTCTATCCATGATACTGCGTTTGCAAGGAGAAAAGTCCGCTATGAAgatggaagcaaatcaatacaaGAGATTGGCGGAGGAAAAGATCTGCCATGCCGAGGAAGCTCTTGCCATTTTCGAAGACCTCATTTATCAGAAAGAAATGGAAACTGCTTCGCTTGAGTTCCAACTTCAGGCTTATAGGTACAAGCTTTTAAGCATGGGCTGCAGCACGGAGCTAGGCGCTGGTGAAAATGTATATCCGGAGAATTTGTTGTTTCAAAGAAATGATTACGGAAGTGGGGAAGGGGGTGTTAGTGGGACGATTAGAAGAATCAACTCTCGAGGTGATTTTGGCAATGGGGAAACGGGTGTTAGCGAGGCTATTAGAAGAATCAACTCTCTACCTCCACTTGAGCTCAAGGAATTGCTCAAAAGCACTGTGGAAAGAGATAGAGATAAAGACAGAGATAAAGAAAGAGAACGAGAAAGAGACAGACCAATGATCCCCAAACCCGAACCTGCAACAAAAAAACAGGAGAAGAAGGTGGATCAGGAAGTCAATGTCCAGAGCGTAGATGTCGAGAAGAAATCACCAAATTATGCAGGTGGGAACATGAATATTATCTGGGAGCAGATTAAGAAGTTAGACGCACGAGTGAAGGAGATATCCGATTGTAAGGATTATGGCAAATCTGCACTCTGGAAGGGTCCTCCATCCAGGACTTGTTCATTGCCTCCAATTCCAAAGATAAGCATAAGCCCAAAAAATGAGCCAGCCAGTGAAGAAATGATTGCTAGTTTGGATCAACTTAAGCAGAGTGAGAATCTACCGGGAAGGGATGGCCCTTCATGCTCCTCAAGAGTCCATGATGTTTTCGAAGTCCCACAAAGTTATGAGAATCATAAAGCCGGTgaaggagagaagaaagaacTTAATACATTGACTCTGGAAGTCGAGAACAGGCTTGGTAAGCCGCATCTGGTGATGGATGAGAAGAGTGAAGCATATGTTAGAGATGAAACAGATAGGGTAAAGAAAATGTTGCATATCAAGAAGCAGGAGAACAAAATACCTACACCAAGAGATGGGATAAGTAGTGTTGACTCGaatctgagagagagaggggtgagTGGTGGCGTTACTGAATCTCAGCAAGCAAAATTTCAACAGTTGTGGAGGAGGATAGAGCGTCTGGAGGGAGAGAGGAATAATATAAGGCAAGAAATTAGTCATGCGGGAGAACAGGAGTTGAAGCTGTTCCGGGAGATACATGAGCATCTTAATTTAATACAGTGTGACATGCGTAGTTGGAAGCCTAAGAAACCCTCTCCACAGGATGATGAGCCCTTGCACAATGTTATGGAG GCAATGCTGCACTTTTGGCTTTGA
- the LOC103426552 gene encoding uncharacterized protein translates to MGNTSSMLTQYDIEEVQEHCNNTFSQQEIVSLYQRFCQLDRSGGGFISADEFLSVPEFAVNPLSQRLLKILDGLNFKEFVLFLSAFSSRASLQQKIEFIFKVYDSDGNGKVAFSDMLDVLRDLTGQFISEQQREQVLTHVLEESGYTKDSLLSISDFVKTLGNSELKMEVEVPVD, encoded by the exons ATGGGCAACACATCCTCGATGCTCACGCAGTACGACATCGAAGAAGTCCAGGAGCACTGTAACAACACAT TTTCCCAGCAGGAGATAGTTTCTCTGTACCAGCGGTTCTGTCAGCTCGATCGCAGCGGCGGAGGTTTTATCTCCGCCGATGAGTTCTTGTCCGTTCCCGAATTCGCCGTCAATCCTCTCTCTCAG AGATTGCTGAAGATATTGGATGGATTGAACTTTAAGGAGTTCGTATTGTTCTTATCAGCATTCAGTTCTCGTGCAAGCTTGCAGCAAAAAATCGAGT TTATTTTTAAGGTATATGATTCAGACGGTAATGGGAAAGTCGCATTCAGCGACATGTTGGATGTTTTGCGGGATTTGACGGGGCAGTTCATATCTGAGCAACAGAGGGAG CAAGTATTGACGCATGTCCTAGAGGAATCAGGCTATACAAAGGATTCATTGTTAAGCATATCGGACTTTGTGAAG ACTCTTGGCAACTCTGAATTGAAGATGGAGGTCGAGGTTCCTGTGGATTGA